From Symphalangus syndactylus isolate Jambi chromosome X, NHGRI_mSymSyn1-v2.1_pri, whole genome shotgun sequence, the proteins below share one genomic window:
- the CXHXorf66 gene encoding uncharacterized protein CXorf66 homolog — MNLVICVLLLSIWTNNCMTTNQTNGSSTTGDQPVESMQTKLKYLRINLLILVGIIITSFVFICFCYLHYNCLSGDASKAGMVKKKGIAAKSSKTSFREAKTASQCSPETQPMLSTVDELSDSSSAERASTQSSTEKLIRPSSLQKPSIPNSAGKLTRPSHPKRSSRSSLSKKLSKSSHLEKAHKTGSLEKLCKLDYACKLASPDKPVRPPQLSKPLCSSHPQNEISPSEPFGLQELAKPPKHFNPKRSVSLGKAALLSNSKLAETCQSYKKKHLAKTYKPLVNDISEAKEKNTQNLHVSSKVKSSPRSFRKLDSRNDAYGDHVNDSDVMKYYSEVDNDKDIIITCDRGYNEVTSEVTLND, encoded by the exons GAGATCAACCTGTTGAATCAATGCAGACAAAATTGAAATACCTTAGAATAAATCTGCTCATTTTGGTTGGTATTATCATCACGTCTTTTGTCTTTATCTGTTTTTGTTATCTCCATTATAATTGTCTGAGCGGTGATGCGTCCAAAGCAGGAAT GGTCAAGAAAAAAGGAATAGCAGCCAAGTCGTCCAAAACATCATTCCGTGAAGCCAAGACAGCCTCTCAATGCAGTCCCGAAACACAACCCATGCTATCTACTGTAGACGAGTTATCTGATTCCTCAAGTGCAGAAAGAGCATCCACACAATCCAGCACAGAAAAATTAATCAGGCCCTCAAGTCTACAAAAGCCATCCATACCAAACAGTGCAGGAAAGTTAACTAGGCCATCACATCCAAAAAGGTCATCCAGGTCATcactctcaaaaaaattaagcaagTCATCTCACCTGGAAAAGGCACATAAGACAGGCAGCCTAGAAAAATTATGTAAGCTAGACTATGCGTGTAAGCTAGCCAGTCCAGATAAGCCAGTCAGGCCACCTCAGCTATCCAAGCCACTTTGCTCatctcatccacaaaatgaaatCTCACCATCCGAGCCATTCGGTCTACAGGAATTGGCGAAGCCTCCCAAACATTTTAATCCAAAAAGGTCAGTGAGTCTAGGCAAGGCAGCCTTATTATCCAACTCTAAGTTAGCTGAAACTTGTCAATCCTACAAGAAAAAACATCTTGCCAAAACCTATAAGCCTTTGGTCAATGATATTTCTGAGGCAAAGGAGAAAAACACTCAAAACCTACATGTTTCAAGCAAAGTCAAGTCCTCTCCCAGGTCCTTTCGTAAGTTAGATTCCAGAAACGATGCATACGGTGATCATGTGAATGACAGTGATGTGATGAAATATTACAGCGAGGTTGACAATGATAAAGATATAATCATTACGTGCGACAGAGGGTACAATGAAGTCACCTCTGAAGTAACCCTAAATGATTAG